A region of Enoplosus armatus isolate fEnoArm2 chromosome 14, fEnoArm2.hap1, whole genome shotgun sequence DNA encodes the following proteins:
- the tmem125b gene encoding transmembrane protein 125 has translation MPEMQTFYQPHHTIRHPPGLYLDRTLMQRRVLEDQVELWWFGEPRQSLLCYCASVALILGLGLSGVSLLSTTTSLSGEWRLGVGTTLCLLALAVLLKQLLSSAIQDMNCVHSRRRINQLKSGGRADPALILAVGLAVMLCGTVLLCVATIRSQGHDSKEMLVSSLVLMAAGAGMALAVVGYSVLIYLKRRREQRRRMRMSRLRRLGSRAVRVFSVSGGQMSQARRETTSSRTSLI, from the coding sequence ATGCCTGAGATGCAGACCTTCTACCAGCCCCACCACACCATCCGTCACCCCCCAGGTCTCTACCTGGACCGCACCCTGATGCAGCGACGTGTCCTGGAGGATCAAGTGGAGCTGTGGTGGTTCGGAGAGCCACGCCAATCCCTGCTGTGCTACTGTGCCTCGGTGGCCCTCATACTGGGGCTGGGCCTCAGTGGCGTGAGcctcctctccaccaccaccagcctgTCTGGGGAGTGGCGCCTCGGGGTGGGCACTACGCTCTGCCTCTTAGCCCTGGCTGTTCTGCTCAAGCAGCTTCTCAGCTCTGCCATCCAGGACATGAACTGTGTGCACAGTCGGCGTCGGATCAACCAGCTCAAGAGCGGCGGCAGGGCTGACCCGGCACTCATCTTAGCTGTGGGGCTGGCAGTGATGCTCTGCGGGACGGTGCTTCTATGTGTGGCCACAATCCGCAGCCAAGGTCACGACAGCAAGGAAATGTTGGTGTCTAGTCTGGTGCTGATGGCAGCTGGGGCCGGCATGGCCCTAGCTGTAGTGGGCTACAGCGTGCTCATCTACCTTAAAAGAAgaagggagcagaggaggaggatgagaatgAGCAGACTGAGGAGGCTGGGGAGTCGAGCTGTCAGGGTGTTCAGTGTCTCAGGAGGACAGATGAGTCAGGCCAGGAGAGAGACAACCTCCAGCAGGACCAGCCTGATCTGA